TGAACGTGCCGGGGACACCCCAGCGCGTCCCAGCTCGATCAACCCGATCACCGCGCCATCAGCGGTGATCGGTCCCAGCAGGCGCTGGTGCACGGGGGTGCGGCCCAGCGCGGTTTCAATCTCAAGCAGGCTTTCGCTTTCTTCCAGCCGACGGGGCTGGCCCTGTCGCAGGACTTCGCCCCACTGCCCGGCAGACGCCTGGAGGGAATCGGGCAGGTGCGGCGGCAGCGCCGCGCCGCCAACCAGCACCAGGCGTTCGCCCTGCAGGCGATAGACCGCACCCACATCCGCGTTCAGCTGCGCGCACAGGGTGCGCATGGCTTCGTCGGCCAGCGTGCGCGGTTCCGGATCCCCGCGCAGGCTCACCGTCACCGCGTTCTCGCCTTCCTGCAGCCACAGCGCATCGGCGGCCGTACGGCGGGCCTGGATGGCCTTGATCACCGTCAACGCCATCAACAGGAAGCAGATCCCGCCAATGGTGCGGTTGACGAAGGAAAATGCGGAATTGGTGCTCGCCGGGGCCAGGTGGTACCCGACGACCAGCAGGATGCACGAGCCGGCCGCGACCAGCAGCGGCACCTCCAGCCGGCGCTGGAACAGGGTGACGCCCACCGCGATGAAGTACGTCAGCCACACCGCATAGCCCAGCGGCACCACCAGCTCCAGGCCGATGGTGAAGGCCATCAGGCCGGCCGATGCCAGCCAGATCCAGCGATCGCGAGCGGTTGGCGCTGCATTCATGCACACGGTTCCAGGGTGAAAAGGGGTTCGATGTTAACCGAACTGTGAATTCGGGCGTTATACGCCAAATGGCGACGTGTTCAGAACCAATGTTGACATTATCTTCACATCACGGCTTCTACGGTTCAGCCTCTTAAAGGGGAGTAAAACCGCCGCCGTGGTCCAGGCAGTCACCGATATCGCGCCGCTTGCTGATGATCGTCTGCAGTTGCAGCTGTTGATCGATCACGTATCCGATCACGCGATTTACCTGCTTGACGCGCATGGCTGCATCCGCAGCTGGAACCGGGGCTGCCAGCGGGTCAAGGGCTATTCCGCCGAAGAAGTCATGGGGCAGCACGTGCGGCTGTTCTACGCCCCCGACGAGCGCGCCTCCGGCACCGCCGAACACACCCTCGGCCAAGCCGAGCAGCATGGCCGCTACGCTGGCGAAGGCTGGCGGGTGCGCCGCAGCGGCGAATGCTTCCGCGCCAGCGAGGTGATCGAAGCCGTGCGCCAGGACGGCACCCTGCTCGGCTTCGTCAAGGTCACCCAGGACGTCACCGAGCGTTACCACGCCCAGCGCCTGCTGCAGGACGCCCAGCGTGCCCGCGAGCAGTTGCAGCAGTTCGAGGGCGTGGGCCGGCTCACGCGTGGGCTGGCGCACGAATTCAACAATCTGTTGACCACCATCGGCAACGCGCTGGACCTGATCTCGCTGCGCCCCGGCGCCGATGCGCGCACCCGCGAGCTGACCGAACTGGCCCAGGCCGCCGCCGACCGGGGCTCGATGCTGACCCGCCAGCTGCTGGCGTTCTCGGCCGACCAGACCCTGGTCCGCGAGCCCTTGCAGGTAGCGCGGCTGTTCGAACAGGAACTGCCGGTGCTGCAGCGGGCCTGCCCGGACAACATCCGGCTGCGTCTGGAAGTGCCTTTCGACCTACCTCGAATCACCACCGATGGCGTACAGTTGCATACGGCTGTATTGAACCTGCTGCTCAACAGCTGCGAGGCCATGCCGCAGGGCGGGACCATCACCATCAGTGCCACGGCCGAACACCGCCTGGCCCCGGACCTGGCCAACCCGACGCAGCGCCGCTATGTGGCCATCGCGGTGACGGACCACGGCAATGGCATGCCCCCGGATGTGGCCGAGCGTGCCAGCGAACCGTTCTTCACCACCAAGGAAGTCGGCAAGGGCAGCGGTCTGGGCCTGAGCCAGGTATTTGGCTTCGTGTCCCAGTGCGACGGTTTCGTCGATGTACAGACCGCCCCGGGACGCGGCACCACTGTCCGTTTGTTGTTACCTGCCCTAGAGGAAGTCGCGCATGTCTGAGCCCCTTCGTGTGTTGATGGTCGAAGACCAGGAAGACCTGCGCGAGCTGATCGGACAGGCGCTGCGTGATTTCGGCATCGATGTGCATACGGCGACTGACGGCCCGGCGGCCGTTCAATTGATCGACATGAACGGCGGCTTCGATGTCGTGTTCAGCGACATCAACATGCCCGAAGGCATGAGCGGCCTGGAATTGAGCGCGCATGTCGCCAATGCCCTGCCGAACGCCCGGATGATCCTGTCGTCCGGCTATGCGCGCTCCCAGCTGCCGCCGCTTCCGGAAAATGTGGAATTCCTGCCGAAACCCTACCGGCTCAAGCAGTTGGTGACGCTGTTG
This is a stretch of genomic DNA from Stenotrophomonas rhizophila. It encodes these proteins:
- a CDS encoding two-component system sensor histidine kinase NtrB; the encoded protein is MVQAVTDIAPLADDRLQLQLLIDHVSDHAIYLLDAHGCIRSWNRGCQRVKGYSAEEVMGQHVRLFYAPDERASGTAEHTLGQAEQHGRYAGEGWRVRRSGECFRASEVIEAVRQDGTLLGFVKVTQDVTERYHAQRLLQDAQRAREQLQQFEGVGRLTRGLAHEFNNLLTTIGNALDLISLRPGADARTRELTELAQAAADRGSMLTRQLLAFSADQTLVREPLQVARLFEQELPVLQRACPDNIRLRLEVPFDLPRITTDGVQLHTAVLNLLLNSCEAMPQGGTITISATAEHRLAPDLANPTQRRYVAIAVTDHGNGMPPDVAERASEPFFTTKEVGKGSGLGLSQVFGFVSQCDGFVDVQTAPGRGTTVRLLLPALEEVAHV
- a CDS encoding response regulator, which produces MSEPLRVLMVEDQEDLRELIGQALRDFGIDVHTATDGPAAVQLIDMNGGFDVVFSDINMPEGMSGLELSAHVANALPNARMILSSGYARSQLPPLPENVEFLPKPYRLKQLVTLLKESSPAT